A single window of Streptomyces aquilus DNA harbors:
- a CDS encoding alpha/beta hydrolase-fold protein, which translates to MAQRTLGFGEFGLSGEPGSEAFWAKARGPLSVPSGDGGWVTLFLWRGSEASVGFESWSDRVALRRWGDTDCWYAEVRMPERLRVTYQFLVEGTAYADPFNPAGAGGDRSIAATPDAPPQPHWPDLGADDVLPLPRTRLRWAGERLGGRRTVRVHPVGGGGPLVLLLDGDDWLHLQPAMTAFESAFASGDMPPVTLVFLPAKDRRTEYACRPELWQAVRDELLPLVAESGVPGDPERLVVAGQSLGGLSALYAALEFPELVSHVACQSGSFWWTPGAMESADPFGGPVGGSIAERLHGLPDLSGLRVAFDVGEHETPMLPHCSLVESLAERCGATVRVSRSPSEHDRAGWRHALLRDVAWALG; encoded by the coding sequence ATGGCCCAGCGGACCCTCGGCTTCGGCGAGTTCGGGCTGTCGGGCGAGCCCGGGTCCGAGGCGTTCTGGGCGAAGGCGAGAGGGCCGCTCTCGGTGCCCTCCGGTGACGGCGGATGGGTGACCTTGTTCCTTTGGCGCGGGTCCGAGGCGAGCGTCGGCTTCGAGAGCTGGTCGGACCGGGTGGCGTTGCGCCGGTGGGGCGACACGGACTGCTGGTACGCCGAGGTGCGCATGCCCGAACGACTGCGGGTCACCTACCAGTTCCTCGTCGAGGGCACCGCGTACGCCGACCCGTTCAACCCGGCGGGCGCGGGCGGCGACCGGTCCATCGCGGCCACGCCGGACGCCCCGCCCCAGCCGCACTGGCCCGACCTCGGCGCCGACGACGTCCTGCCGCTGCCCCGCACCCGGCTGCGCTGGGCCGGGGAACGCCTCGGTGGGCGCCGTACCGTACGGGTCCATCCGGTGGGCGGCGGCGGGCCGTTGGTGCTGCTGCTGGACGGCGACGACTGGCTGCATCTGCAACCGGCCATGACCGCCTTCGAGTCGGCGTTCGCCAGTGGTGACATGCCTCCCGTCACACTGGTCTTCCTTCCGGCCAAGGACCGGAGGACCGAGTACGCGTGCCGGCCCGAGCTGTGGCAGGCCGTACGGGACGAACTGCTGCCGCTCGTCGCGGAGTCGGGCGTGCCGGGCGACCCGGAGCGGCTGGTGGTCGCCGGGCAGAGCCTCGGCGGGCTCAGCGCCCTGTACGCGGCGCTGGAGTTCCCCGAGCTGGTGTCGCACGTCGCCTGTCAGTCGGGCTCGTTCTGGTGGACGCCGGGTGCGATGGAGTCGGCGGATCCGTTCGGCGGCCCGGTGGGCGGCAGCATCGCCGAGCGCCTGCACGGGCTTCCCGATCTGTCCGGGCTGCGGGTCGCCTTCGACGTGGGCGAGCACGAGACGCCGATGCTGCCGCACTGCTCCCTCGTCGAGTCCCTCGCCGAGCGGTGCGGCGCCACCGTACGGGTCTCACGGTCGCCTTCGGAGCACGACCGCGCCGGGTGGCGGCACGCGCTGCTCAGGGATGTCGCCTGGGCGCTGGGCTGA
- a CDS encoding MbtH family protein, with amino-acid sequence MSTNPFDDTEGRFLVLVNDEGQHSLWPSFAEVPGGWTVVFEENTRDACLAYVETNWTDLRPRSLFSPAPGPS; translated from the coding sequence ATGAGCACCAACCCGTTCGACGACACCGAAGGCCGTTTCCTGGTCCTGGTGAACGACGAGGGCCAGCACTCGCTCTGGCCCTCGTTCGCCGAGGTCCCCGGCGGCTGGACGGTCGTCTTCGAGGAGAACACCCGGGACGCCTGCCTGGCCTATGTCGAGACCAACTGGACGGACCTGCGCCCCAGGTCCCTGTTCAGCCCAGCGCCCGGTCCAAGTTGA